The Ornithodoros turicata isolate Travis unplaced genomic scaffold, ASM3712646v1 ctg00001143.1, whole genome shotgun sequence genome window below encodes:
- the LOC135376538 gene encoding zinc finger protein 782-like, giving the protein MVQEPSLGDPGQIEGNVIQLAVVIPPVVTADAVEFVEPIINILAVDAVECGRVTLPEYWCGIVDAVACPPEAEPLPAADGGVKPYKCDVCLAEFSKKWNLQHHKQTHTGEKPYKCDVCLAEFSKKGNLQHHKRTHTGEKPYKCDVCLAEFSKKWNLQHHKRTHTGEKPYKCDVCLAEFSKKWNLQHHKRTHTGEKPYKCDFCPAEFRRSQALLHHKRTHTGEKQYKCKVCAAAGIATYRITKFRQSQALQQHKRTHTGEKPYRCDLCPAEFTQSAGVQRHKRMHTGEKPYKCDVCPAEFSRHGYLRVHKRTHTGEKPYKCDVCPAEFSQKGNLQHHKRMHTGEKLYKCDACSAEFRETR; this is encoded by the exons ATGGTTCAGGAACCAAGTCTTGGCGACCCCGGACAGATAGAAGGCAACGTTATTCAGCTTGCTGTTGTCATCCCGCCTGTTGTGACGGCAGACGCGGTCGAATTCGTCGAGCCAATCATCAATATCCTGGCCGTCGATGCCGTTGAATGTGGGCGGGTCACGTTGCCGGAGTACTGGTGCGGGATAGTCGACGCAGTCGCTTGTCCTCCCGAGGCAGAACCGTTGCCGGCTGCGGATGGGG GcgtgaagccatacaagtgcgatgtctgccttgcagagttcagcaagaagtggaacctacagcaccacaagcagacgcacacaggtgagaagccatacaagtgcgatgtctgccttGCGGAGTTCAGCAAGAAGGGGAACCttcagcaccacaagcggacgcacacaggtgagaagccatacaaatgtGATGTCTGCCTTGCAGAGTTCAGCAAGAAgtggaacctacagcaccacaagcggacgcacacaggtgagaagccatacaaatgtGATGTCTGCCTTGCAGAGTTCAGCAAGAAgtggaacctacagcaccacaagcggacgcacacaggtgagaagccatacaagtgcgatttctgccctgcagagttcagacGGAGCCAGGCCCTACTgcatcacaagcggacacacacgggtgagaagcagTACAAGTGCAAGGTCTGTGCTGCAGCCGGCATTGCCACCTACAGAATCACAA agttcaggcAGAGCCAGGccttacagcagcacaagcgaacacacacgggcgagaagccatacaggtgtgatctctgtcctgcagaattCACCCAGAGTGCAGGTGTACAGCGTCATAAGAGGatgcacacaggtgagaagccatacaagtgtgatgtctgccccgCAGAGTTCAGCCGACACGGGTACCTACGGGTTcataagcggacacacacgggcgagaagccatacaaatgtgatgtctgccctgcggagttcagccagaagggaaacctacagcaccacaagaggatgcacacaggcgagaagctgTACAAATGTGATGCCTGCTCCGCAGAGTTCAGAGAGACCAGGTAA